In Paenibacillus xylanilyticus, the genomic window TGGATGTGCTGGCCAGCCATTGTGATATCAACAAGCATTATTTGTGCAGATTATTTCAGAAGTCAGAGAAAACTTCTCCTCTAGCCTATCTCAAAGACAGGCGGATTGAGGTTGCAATCCGACTTCTCCGCACGACTGAGCTTCCCATTTCTCAAATTGGACGACAATGCGGCTTTGAGAGTCCCAGCTATTTTGGCAAAGTTTTTCGTGAATATATGTCCATGTCCCCCAAAGAATATCGCTTGAATAAGTTAGCGTTTCCTTACGAGGCCATCTATTATGAGTAGCCAAACGTCTATATGGAATGTAATCAGATCCTGACCAACACTTAAGTGGGGACCAACGTAACGTTCAACCGTGACGCGGGCAATAATGTGTGACTCATGGTATTCTAACTTTAGGTCATTCCCACCTAGAAAAGGAGCAAACATAGGCTTCTCTTTCAATCGATCTTTATAAAAGAGAGTTAGTTGTTCTTCTATTTTTGGACTTAAAAGCGTTAGAATCAGTCTTTGTTCCTTACAATTTGTATCCGTATCAGCATAGGTTTTGGTGGGTTCTAATATAAGGGTCAGACAGAGAAGCGATACAAGTAATCTTCTTATCACGCCTCCAAACAAGGACTTCATCTCCGGATTGAGATAGCGCACGCCAACATTCCACTATTCTCCCTTTACTTCGATCTCACCCGGAATTAATTCATACAAGGCACGAACATCACAACCGATAGAGTCGGCGATCGATATAGCAATTTTAAGCGGCATTACTCTTTTGTTTTCCATAAAGTCGTAGACCCGTTCCGGTTTAAAAAGCAATTCATTTGCCAGCCACTCTGCTGACTTTCCGGCTTCCATCAAGCGTTCATCCAGTAAGCAGCGCCCTAGTTCGAATTTCAAGTAACGATAACCTCCTGTGTGACATTATATTTTAACCTTATGCATTCGTTTGTCAGCATGGGTGTTTCCTTACATATGTTTGTCTCATATGTCCAGCAAGTTTTATGGTGTACTATCGTTTTTCATCATTGAAAAGTGACTAGCCCAATCCATCATCTCCTCTTTGGTAAAGACTTTGCTGTCGATTTCAATATAAGTATCGTCCTGAATCCATCGTAGGTATCCTCCTGGCATACGGTTAGCCCACCTTTCAAATCGCCCTTCAGTTCCGTTAATGTTAATTTTCTCTCCACGTTCGCTAAACTTAAAATCTTCAACAAAAGTTCTTGTAACGCTTGTCCGATTTCGAAGATCTACGTTAGTGACTTGACTTTCTGTTTTGTAGCCAACTGCTTTGTGTTCTTCAACTGCAAACAAATATGTCTGTCCGGTATCATCAAAGAAATGAAATCTAATTTCGGAAACAGGTTGACCAGGTACATATGGATGCGGATTCTTTATTTCAACCTTAACTTTCCGGTCTAAGTTATATGGTACTAGCAGTTTAAAATCGGCAGCACGTTGTAACTCTTGCATTTCAATATCTAAAGAAACATCCTTAGAGTTAGCAGCTGCAACTAGTGGCTCCGCATTGAGCCCGAGCGATACAGTCCAAATTAAAATCAATGAAACAACCTGTTTAAACAAAGAGCACCCCCATCGTTTTTGTAATATTGTACCCTTCGGTGAATTCAACTATCCCGTTCGTTAGCATATTGAATTTTGTTATTCTTCCACAACTAAAAAAAGTCTAATGAACGAGTTGATCACTCATTCACTAGACACTTCACTTTTCTCCCTACTACATATCAGCTCGTATGAATGGAAACTTTATCGCCTCTGTGAATCTAAAGCTTTTGAAGTGGTGATCCAGATGGACACCATGAGGATCAATTCAAATATATTGGTTACAGCTGTGCTTGCTACAGGTATTGGGAGCGCTTGACCTACAAACAATAGCAAGGTACCAACAAACAGCCATACCCATTTTTGTTTTACTAGGACGATTATACCTATTAACAACAGCAGAAAACCAACGATGATCACCATGAATGGCGGACCTGCCAGACTTTCTGACGTATACCTCAAAACCCCATATTCTTCTATGGGTATAAGGCTTTTTACTTCCTGTAAGGTTGAACTTACAATTTGGTAAATGATAAGGCCCACTGTTATTACCCACGCCGCAATATGTGTAATGATGTGTTTTGAAAACTTGACTTGCGAGCTGCGCAGGATGTAGTAGCCTACAAGTACCAACGTGGGTGTAGCAAAGGCATGAAGCCAAAATCGAACACTGCTAAGTCCCTTGAGCAGCTCTCCTTCACCTATGAAGCGACCTGCTGCAATAATTCCGTTATCGTACGCAAGACTGAACAATACAAAAATCTGGAAGATGGCGTAATTGAGCCATTGTCTTTTTCCAGATAATTGAGCAGCAATCCTGACCACAAGAAACAAATAAATTAGTGCCAGTGCCGAATAAATGACAAGATCCAAAAAGAATCACCTTCCCTTATACTTTTTTTGTGTAGCTGCTTACATTTATCAGAATTGTCAATTCCCCCGTTATTAACCCACTTATCAACATTCTTATTCAAATAAGTTAAATAGCCTTCCCTTTATATAAGCTATGGTGGAAAGGTTATTTCCAGTATGACTTTGTATTTAGAGTTCATTCTAAGATGATCCGTTTAGCGCCCACTATTCGATGGAGATTTTATTATGTATAGTTTTTTGCTATGCTGATTTAAAAATGGTTGACGGGAGACTGAGCATTGATGAACAAAATACTAATCGTGGACGATGAAGCCGATCTTCGAAAGCTGCTGACCGATTATTTCGAAATCAATGGATATCATGTCCTAACGGCCAAGGATAGCAGTGAAGCGCTGCGGAAAGTCGAACAACAGCCCGACCTTGTTTTGCTAGATATCAACATGCCTGAACAGAACGGGCTCCAATTATGCGAGCAAATCCGTAATTTTGTCTCGTGCCCCATCTTATTTTTAACAGCTCGAATCGAAGATGCGGATAAAATAGCCGGATTTCGGGCCGGAGGTGACGACTACATCCTGAAACCTTTCAGCATTCACGAACTGGGTGCCCGGGTTGAAGCTCATTTGCGCAGGGAACAGCGTATCCACACCAAATCCTCGGTGAGATTTAATGATGGTATAGTTATTGACTATACAGCACGGGTGCTCTACTACCAGGATAAGCAAATCCCACTGGCCAAAAAAGAGTTCGAGATCATCGAGCTGCTGTCCACACATCCCAATATCGTGTTCGAAAAGGAACGCATGTACGAAAAAATTTGGGGTTGGGACAACCATGGTGATAGTAATGTAATCGCGGAACATATCAGGCGAATTCGCTCTAAATTCAAAGAGTACGGATGCGATGACCGAATCGAAACCGTTTGGGGAGTAGGATACAAATGGCCAAGCACATAAATGGACGGCTATTCAAGCGTTTTACCTTACGGCAATCTTTTATTTTACTATCTGCAGCCACTGTTATTGCTGTGCTCGCCGTAGTAACTATGGAGTTCGCCTGGGCGGAGAAGCTGCGGCAGCGTTTCGGAGAATCAGATTGGATTCTGCCCTCCCTCGTTGCGATGGTTATGCTTACGGTGGCAGCCGGGATTGTTACCATGTCCATCCTGTTTTACAGATGGAAACTAAAACGTCCGCTGGAGATACTCAAACAAGCTTCGGAGAAAATTTCGGCCAACGATCTGGATTTCCGCATCTCCTACGACAGCCGGGACGAGATGGGCGAGCTAATCGAAGCATTTGAACACATGCGCTCAACATTAGAGAAAAACGTAAGGACGCTCTGGCGATCGGTTGAGGAACGCAAGAAACTGAATGCCATTTTTGCTCATGATCTGAGAACACCGCTTTCCGTTTTAAAAGGAAACACCGAGCTACTCGCAGCCTATCTGCCGGAAAAGAAATTGTCTGAAGAAAAGGCGCTGGAACTGATCCACACCATGAATCTTCACATCGTGCGTCTCGAGAGCTATGCGGAGGCCATGAACTCGATTCAGAAACTAGAAGATGTCCCCGTACGCCGTCAGTCGATGGATATAATCACGCTTATGACGCTGCTGAACGACAGTGCCAAACAAATGGCAAGGCAATCTGGCAAAACCTTCGTCGCCTACATGGAATATGATCATGTCCAAATCAACGTAGACCCTTATATCGTCATGCAAATTTTCGAGAATATGGTGGCTAACGGAATTCGATATGCTGCCAGCCAAGTGAATGTTCACTATGACATTCAGAAAAGCTTTATGATAATTAACGTCACAGACGACGGACCGGGCTTCTCAAAAGATGCCCTAGGCAAAGCTGTCCTGCCTTTTTACCGGGGCGAAGTGTGGGATGCATCCGAACATCGTGGGCTGGGCCTATACGTTTGTAAAGTGTTTTGCGACAAACATGATGGAAGCCTGTTGATTGAAAATGGACCTCATGGCGGTGGAAGCGTCACGGCAAGTATTGGGATCGAGTTGATAAATAGTTGAAAATATTCTGATAGCATTTCCTTATCTTGAATGATGGGAGTGCTATGATGCTAAAAATGAAAAAAAGAATGTTTATTACAATCGCCTGTTCACTGTTGTTATGTTCAGTCTGGCAAAGCCAGGTTTCAGCCACAGAAGTCCGTGACAAATCAGAAATCCTGCAAGACATCGACGAATATATGCATCGGAGTATGAAAGCCAATCACATGCAGGCTGCCTCACTGTCCATTGTTAAAGAAGATGAAGTATTTTATGCAAAAGGCTACGGAACATTTGAAGATGGTCAAAAGGTTACGGGCGGCACTCATTTCCCCATTGCTTCACTAAGCAAGTCGTTTACCGCACTCGCCATACTGCAGTTAGCGGACAAAGGCCAGATTGACCTGGATGCGGCTTACGATTCTTATTTTCCAAAGCATTCTGTACGGGATCCCCGCGTTCACAACATCACGATCCGCCATCTATTGAATCAGACTAGCGGTCTCAATGACAAAGTAAATCCAGATATGACGAGGAAACCGCAATTTCAGGCGCTGCATGAAGTAAACCAGCTATTAAGCGAGGTTCAACTTGCCCATAGCCCTGGAACAGCCTACAGCTATCATAATCCCAATTATGTGCTGCTGGCGAACCTTGTGGAAAATGTGAGCGGAGAACGGTTTACAGATTATCTGAATAACCACATTTTTAAGCCGCTAGGTATGAACCATACCTTTAGTGTCCGTACAACGCAGCAATTTTATGGAAATGAAGCTATTCCGCTAGGACATTACTTGAGTTTGGGACGGGCGGTAGGACAGAAGGAACCGATATGGTTTATTGAAGGCCCGGCAGGCATCGTTTCAACCCCCGAGGACATGTCCCGGTGGATGCTTGCTCAATATCAAGGACAGCTACTTTCTCCTACCCTAATGAAACAATATCATGAAGCGGGGACCATCAGTTCCTACGGAATGGGCTGGCTTGCTGATCAAGAAGAATCTCACGGTCGAATCATCTCGCACAGCGGCATTTTCTGGACATACAAGTCAGAAGAAAAGATTTATTTGGACGAGGAGATGGGCATTGCGGTAATGTTCAACTCCGGGTTAAACGCTTCTGTGAATTACTCGACTTTTATTGATGACATCGCGAAGATCATGAGAGGGGAAAAACCTGAAACCTCATTTGTGAATGGTCGAAACGTGGAAATGATTATGATTGCGCTGATCATCGCTACGCTTGTATGGGGCATATATGCCTACTTTCACATCCGCCTTAGAAACAAACGCCTGACGACCAGCAAAATAATTCTGATAACGATTGGAAGGCTGACCCCGATCCTCATTCTCTTGACCCTTTCCCCATTGATGACGTTTATCGGTGGAGGACGTGTGCTGCCTTGGTTTGGTATCTGGACTATGCTGTCGACTCCAATCATCTGGCTTGTTGTATGGTCCATCGTCAATGTTGTGCATTTGTCTTGCTATTATTACGTCTATGTACAGTGTAAGAAGAACAGTCGGTTGAATTAACATCCGTTCATATGACTTCAATTCCGAAGCCATTTTTAATGCAGACTCGTTTATAATGGAGCAACGGAGACATTAAAAATGATTTTTACTTGTCATAAGGTTCATTGGAAGCCAGCCAAATAGGATCATCATCAAAGAAAGTATCGTTTTATATCAGGTGCACTACTCTTGAACCCGATGAGTCTAGCAAATAGATACCACACTGTCTCCCATAGTCCCATCTTGGTCACTCACAAGATCTATCCCGTTTTCACAGTTGATTTTCCTTTCCCACCTCACTTCGTATTGATTATTGATGTGTTTTACCGAAGTGATATCGATTGAACCAACCATACTATGATTGTTATTCTTCTCATGGTATTGCTCTACTATGAGCTTAGCTTGCTCTTCTGTAATGTTAACAACTTCGGATTTTGGTTGGCGTTGACATCCACTTAGTAAGGCGATTATTACAAGGAATAGTAAAGAAAAATTTTTATTCATATCATTTCCCCACCTTCAATGATCTCTTCCTTATTAGATTACTCTTTAATCTTTATCATTCACAAACAAGAAAAACAGCTGATAAACTCGAACCTTACAATCGAATTTGTCAGCTGTTTATATGTTACTATTCCATCTGTCGTTACTATTATTCCTTGGCAGAGGATTCTGTATCCGTAGTGGAGGCTGCAGCCGCATCCGTGCTTTCATCCGCTGGCTCAAGTGTGTTCACAATCTTTGCCTTAGAGCGCAATTCGCTCAACCAATTGGTACTAAGTTCACCGACCTGCTGGTCAACCAGTATGTTACGAATATCTTCTTTTTTGTCTTCCTCAGTTGGATTGGTTGCCTCTTTATAATCTGTCCTCTTGATAATGTGGTAACCATAATCGGACTTAATGGGTTCGCTAATCTCATCGTTTTTCATGGAGAAGGCTGCTTTCTCAAATGCTTCTACCATTTCACCTTCTCCGAAAAATCCAAGATCCCCGCCATTCGCTGCAGAGCCTGTATCTGTGGATTTTTCTTTTGCCAGGGTTGCAAAGTCTGCTCCCTCATCCAATTGTTTTTTGATCTCATCCGCTTCTTCTTTTGTCTTCACAAGGATATGAGATGCTCTCACCTGCTCCGGTGTGGAGAATGTTGCTTTGTTCTCCTTATAATAGGCACTGATATCTTCATCTTTTACAGTCGTTTTTGGTTCAAGAATTTTACGAATTTTCACTTGGACTTCCGTATTTTTCTTGAGTGAATCCATGGTCATACCCGATTGAGAAAGTGCCGTGTTAAGCCCTTCTTCACCGCCATATTGGGTTTTTAGAGTCTCGATC contains:
- a CDS encoding DUF3888 domain-containing protein → MKSLFGGVIRRLLVSLLCLTLILEPTKTYADTDTNCKEQRLILTLLSPKIEEQLTLFYKDRLKEKPMFAPFLGGNDLKLEYHESHIIARVTVERYVGPHLSVGQDLITFHIDVWLLIIDGLVRKR
- a CDS encoding foldase protein PrsA, which codes for MDNNKPSQPDNEEEVKDSMTAERETEQETTILPEMQEEENQQHSSEVQPQVVKGKKSVVWMAISGVLAAALIVVLVYPPFGGGRESVASVNGSDISKDELYNELVSLGGESTLNSMITMKLIDQEAAKANVSVTEQDVNAEIETLKTQYGGEEGLNTALSQSGMTMDSLKKNTEVQVKIRKILEPKTTVKDEDISAYYKENKATFSTPEQVRASHILVKTKEEADEIKKQLDEGADFATLAKEKSTDTGSAANGGDLGFFGEGEMVEAFEKAAFSMKNDEISEPIKSDYGYHIIKRTDYKEATNPTEEDKKEDIRNILVDQQVGELSTNWLSELRSKAKIVNTLEPADESTDAAAASTTDTESSAKE
- a CDS encoding HAMP domain-containing sensor histidine kinase; the protein is MAKHINGRLFKRFTLRQSFILLSAATVIAVLAVVTMEFAWAEKLRQRFGESDWILPSLVAMVMLTVAAGIVTMSILFYRWKLKRPLEILKQASEKISANDLDFRISYDSRDEMGELIEAFEHMRSTLEKNVRTLWRSVEERKKLNAIFAHDLRTPLSVLKGNTELLAAYLPEKKLSEEKALELIHTMNLHIVRLESYAEAMNSIQKLEDVPVRRQSMDIITLMTLLNDSAKQMARQSGKTFVAYMEYDHVQINVDPYIVMQIFENMVANGIRYAASQVNVHYDIQKSFMIINVTDDGPGFSKDALGKAVLPFYRGEVWDASEHRGLGLYVCKVFCDKHDGSLLIENGPHGGGSVTASIGIELINS
- a CDS encoding response regulator transcription factor, giving the protein MNKILIVDDEADLRKLLTDYFEINGYHVLTAKDSSEALRKVEQQPDLVLLDINMPEQNGLQLCEQIRNFVSCPILFLTARIEDADKIAGFRAGGDDYILKPFSIHELGARVEAHLRREQRIHTKSSVRFNDGIVIDYTARVLYYQDKQIPLAKKEFEIIELLSTHPNIVFEKERMYEKIWGWDNHGDSNVIAEHIRRIRSKFKEYGCDDRIETVWGVGYKWPST
- a CDS encoding serine hydrolase domain-containing protein, with the protein product MKKRMFITIACSLLLCSVWQSQVSATEVRDKSEILQDIDEYMHRSMKANHMQAASLSIVKEDEVFYAKGYGTFEDGQKVTGGTHFPIASLSKSFTALAILQLADKGQIDLDAAYDSYFPKHSVRDPRVHNITIRHLLNQTSGLNDKVNPDMTRKPQFQALHEVNQLLSEVQLAHSPGTAYSYHNPNYVLLANLVENVSGERFTDYLNNHIFKPLGMNHTFSVRTTQQFYGNEAIPLGHYLSLGRAVGQKEPIWFIEGPAGIVSTPEDMSRWMLAQYQGQLLSPTLMKQYHEAGTISSYGMGWLADQEESHGRIISHSGIFWTYKSEEKIYLDEEMGIAVMFNSGLNASVNYSTFIDDIAKIMRGEKPETSFVNGRNVEMIMIALIIATLVWGIYAYFHIRLRNKRLTTSKIILITIGRLTPILILLTLSPLMTFIGGGRVLPWFGIWTMLSTPIIWLVVWSIVNVVHLSCYYYVYVQCKKNSRLN
- a CDS encoding XRE family transcriptional regulator encodes the protein MKFELGRCLLDERLMEAGKSAEWLANELLFKPERVYDFMENKRVMPLKIAISIADSIGCDVRALYELIPGEIEVKGE